One window of the Falco biarmicus isolate bFalBia1 chromosome Z, bFalBia1.pri, whole genome shotgun sequence genome contains the following:
- the RIMOC1 gene encoding RAB7A-interacting MON1-CCZ1 complex subunit 1 — MAAAGRAEAGDGGAGDAVPGGPVPALRLRMAALGRRLAARGRAGGDDTFLAKGSATLGKLEDLCNEGRERPSMLLQLYTQAVLDITYFEENQLVDEDFPEESSLQKVKELTCILSEPEDLVWECNINEEPISILGAELLECLYWRKGALLYMYCHTAKERHEWLRENIAIFKKCLNDGVHYLVKMLSFRCPLQLNDDVSLQDKDTARLLGEGIFSDTHLLAMMYSGEMCYWGLQHCGEGLQEALETIDSVSNRDLGRTSQSELLCFRETGRKMLTKYVAVCEGPLKGQGWNTTIAKQMLQYFAKSHN, encoded by the exons atggcggcggcggggcgcgctgAGGCGGGGGATGGTGGGGCGGGGGACGCGGTGCCCGGGGGCCCGGTGCCCGCGCTGCGGCTGCGGATGGCGGCGCTGGGCCGGCGGCTGGCGGCGCGCGGCCGAGCGGGCGGCGACG ATACCTTCTTAGCAAAGGGCTCTGCGACTCTGGGCAAGCTGGAGGACCTCTGTAACGAAGGGAGAGAACGTCCTTCCATGCTTTTGCAGCTCTATACACAG GCTGTCTTAGATATTACGTATTTTGAGGAAAACCAGCTTGTGGATGAAGATTTTCCAGAGGAATCTTCCTTGCAAAAAGTTAAAGAACTTACTTGTATTCTCTCAGAACCAGAAGACCTAGTGTGGGAATGCAACATAAATGAAGAA CCCATCAGCATCCTTGGTGCAGAGCTGTTAGAATGTCTTTACTGGAGAAAAGGAGCCCTGCTTTACATGTATTGTCatacagcaaaagaaaggcaTGAATGGCTACGAGAAAACATTGCCatatttaaaaag TGTCTTAATGATGGAGTTCATTACTTGGTGAAGATGCTTAGCTTTAGATGCCCTCTTCAGCTAAATGACGATGTCTCACTTCAAGATAAAGACACAGCTAGATTACTCggtgaag gtATATTTAGTGACACTCACTTACTGGCGATGATGTACAGTGGAGAAATGTGCTACTGGGGACTACAACACTGTGGAGAAGGGTTGCAGGAAGCCCTTGAGACAATAGATTCCGTCTCTAACAGGGACCTGGGCCGCACATCACAGAGCGAGTTGCTGTGTTTCCGAGAAACAGGCAGAAAGATGTTAACGAAGTATGTGGCTGTATGTGAGGGACCTTTAAAAGGCCAAGGCTGGAACACAACAATTGCAAAGCAAATGTTGCAGTACTTTGCCAAATCCCACAACTAA